The genome window CGCATCTATTTTATACGACCTCGCCTTATTTTACCGTAAAGAAGATACTGCTGGCGGGAGATAAATCGACATCAAGCGTCGATTATAGCGAGATAGGCAAAATGGCCTACGGTAAGAATATATTCAAACTCGATTTGGGCGAAATCGGCGAATATATGCTTGATAATTACCGCGAGCTGAAGGCCATTCAGATAAGAAGGGCATTTCCCGATTCTATCCTTGTTGTCGCGCTTTTGCGCAAACCGGTGGCGCAGCTTCGCGAGGAGCGTTACTATCCCATCGATGAGGAATGTATCGTTTTATCGGATGTCAAAGATTCGCCGGATAAAGACCTGCCGGTCATAAGCGGCATAAGCGTCAATCTTCGCGAGGCGATGGGGAAGAAGATAGGTTCAAAATCGCTCAGGCAGGCATTAATATTGTTTAAATTTATCAAAGAATCTGGTATATTAAATAACCATATACTGCGAGAAATAAATGCCGGAAATATAAAGAGCATGTCATTTACTCTTGACGACGGCATGGAAATACGCATAGGCCATGAAGATTACGCCAAGCGCCTTCTAAGCCTGAAAGAAATATTGACCGATCCGAAGATATGGCTTTCGGATATAGGTTACATTGACCTCCGGTTCGGTGAACCGGTCATAGGTCCGAAATGGAAAAGATGAACAAGGAAAATATTATAACAGCTGTGAATGTGGGATCCTCGCGCATTACTGTCTGTATAGCTAATCTAGAATATGACGGCAGCATCGCTGTTGTAGGCCTGGGAAAAGCCGATGGCAAGTTCATGGGCAATAAGGGCGTGCTTGATATAGATGTTTTGAGTAACGCCATACGATACGCCTTAAAGGCCGCGGAACAGGAAGCAGGATTTGAAGTTACACAGGCCTTCGTAAGCATGTCTGGAGCGAA of Candidatus Omnitrophota bacterium contains these proteins:
- a CDS encoding cell division protein FtsQ/DivIB, giving the protein MKSKKALRGKLLGLAIFLLLLAGFLWYAHLFYTTSPYFTVKKILLAGDKSTSSVDYSEIGKMAYGKNIFKLDLGEIGEYMLDNYRELKAIQIRRAFPDSILVVALLRKPVAQLREERYYPIDEECIVLSDVKDSPDKDLPVISGISVNLREAMGKKIGSKSLRQALILFKFIKESGILNNHILREINAGNIKSMSFTLDDGMEIRIGHEDYAKRLLSLKEILTDPKIWLSDIGYIDLRFGEPVIGPKWKR